A portion of the Flavobacterium limnophilum genome contains these proteins:
- a CDS encoding glycosyltransferase — protein MEFNTSQKTILIAPLNWGLGHATRCIPIIKALQENDYVPIIASDGIALELLRKEFPYLKSLELPSYQIEYAKNGKNFKWKLLQSCPKMIEAILEEKKMVKKWIKKYTIDGIISDNRLGVFSQKVPSVFMTHQLNVMTGNTTWITSKLHQHLIKKYAECWVPDFEGIPNLTGNLGHIKKADFEIKYIGSLSRIQKKTIPKQYDLMIILSGPEPQRGLLEEKLKKEILRFDGKIVFIKGIVEKDQKKEEIDNVTYYNFMNSRQLEQTFNESETILCRSGYTTIMDLAKLEKKAFFIPTPGQYEQEYLAEKFKKEGLVPYAKQNDFKMENILEIEVYKGLTSTKNTVDWKELFKVFEK, from the coding sequence ATGGAATTTAACACTTCTCAAAAAACCATCCTCATTGCTCCCCTAAATTGGGGTTTGGGTCACGCCACAAGATGCATTCCCATTATCAAGGCATTACAGGAAAATGATTATGTTCCGATTATAGCTTCGGATGGAATCGCGCTGGAGTTATTGCGAAAAGAATTCCCGTATCTGAAATCGCTGGAATTGCCTTCGTATCAAATAGAATATGCCAAGAACGGCAAGAATTTCAAATGGAAACTGTTGCAAAGTTGTCCAAAAATGATTGAAGCCATTTTGGAAGAAAAGAAAATGGTCAAAAAATGGATCAAGAAATATACTATTGACGGCATAATCTCGGACAATCGACTGGGGGTTTTCAGCCAAAAAGTGCCATCGGTTTTCATGACACATCAACTGAACGTGATGACGGGAAACACCACCTGGATTACGAGCAAACTGCACCAACACCTCATCAAAAAATATGCGGAATGTTGGGTTCCCGATTTTGAAGGAATTCCAAATCTAACCGGCAATTTGGGCCACATCAAAAAGGCGGATTTCGAAATAAAATACATTGGCTCTTTGAGTAGAATCCAGAAAAAAACTATTCCAAAACAATACGACTTGATGATTATTCTTTCGGGACCGGAACCTCAACGCGGCTTATTGGAAGAGAAACTGAAAAAAGAAATCTTGCGCTTTGACGGCAAAATAGTCTTCATCAAAGGCATTGTCGAAAAGGATCAAAAAAAGGAGGAAATTGACAATGTCACTTACTATAATTTCATGAATTCTCGTCAACTCGAACAAACTTTTAACGAAAGTGAAACGATCTTGTGTCGTTCGGGTTACACCACTATCATGGACTTGGCAAAACTGGAGAAAAAAGCTTTTTTTATCCCTACTCCCGGCCAATATGAACAAGAATATTTAGCCGAAAAATTCAAAAAAGAAGGCCTGGTTCCGTATGCAAAACAAAATGATTTCAAGATGGAAAACATCCTGGAAATCGAAGTTTACAAAGGTTTGACCTCAACAAAAAACACCGTTGATTGGAAAGAATTATTCAAAGTATTTGAGAAATAA
- the phoU gene encoding phosphate signaling complex protein PhoU, with product MTHFEIELEKLNNIIVKIGGLAESQVSESVKALLSEPIEGKEVKKVESKIDKLDVKIDEICQSIFALQQPVATDLRFIMGCLQISNEIERIGDLAVSIIKRTKNIKGKHDLIAKFAIADLGKQVELITTKTNSYFLTRDENTFAEIFSLNTAIKNISDETIQNIISEMKAHSKTVVSGTNLVIGIKHLERISDHCSNIAEYVYFIVHAKIIKHDKHEDPSAE from the coding sequence ATGACACACTTTGAAATAGAACTAGAAAAATTAAATAATATAATCGTGAAAATTGGCGGTTTGGCCGAAAGCCAAGTTAGCGAATCTGTAAAAGCATTGCTTTCAGAGCCAATTGAAGGCAAGGAAGTAAAAAAAGTGGAAAGCAAGATTGATAAATTAGACGTGAAAATCGACGAAATTTGTCAAAGTATTTTTGCCTTGCAACAGCCTGTGGCCACTGATTTACGGTTTATCATGGGATGTTTGCAAATTAGCAACGAGATAGAACGAATAGGGGATTTAGCCGTGAGCATCATCAAAAGAACTAAAAATATCAAAGGCAAACACGATTTGATAGCCAAGTTTGCCATTGCAGATTTGGGCAAGCAAGTTGAACTCATCACAACAAAAACCAATTCCTATTTTTTGACGCGTGACGAGAACACTTTTGCGGAAATTTTTAGTTTGAATACGGCAATTAAAAACATAAGTGACGAAACCATTCAAAACATCATTTCTGAAATGAAGGCGCATTCAAAAACGGTTGTTTCGGGAACCAATCTTGTTATTGGGATTAAACATTTGGAACGAATTTCCGATCATTGTTCCAATATAGCCGAGTATGTTTATTTTATTGTCCATGCCAAGATTATCAAGCATGACAAACACGAAGATCCAAGTGCAGAATAG
- the pstB gene encoding phosphate ABC transporter ATP-binding protein PstB, producing MRDIKIQVNDLSLYYGEKKALKEISMQIPANKVTALIGPSGCGKSTFLRCINRMNDLIPSVKITGELLVEGIDIYDKNVDVVNIRKKIGMVFQKSNPFPKSIYENIAYGPRINGINDKTELDEIVETSLRQAAIWDELKDRLGDSAMGLSGGQQQRLCIARTLAVSPDIILMDEPASALDPISTSKIEELVHELKEQYTIIIVTHNMQQAARTSDHTAFFYMGELIEMGKTNTIFTKPEKKQTEDYITGRFG from the coding sequence ATGAGAGATATAAAAATACAGGTTAATGATTTGTCATTGTACTACGGCGAGAAAAAAGCGTTGAAGGAAATTTCGATGCAGATTCCGGCCAATAAAGTAACCGCCTTGATCGGGCCTTCGGGTTGCGGGAAATCTACTTTTTTGAGATGCATTAACCGAATGAATGATTTGATCCCGAGTGTGAAAATCACCGGAGAATTGCTTGTGGAAGGAATCGACATCTACGACAAGAACGTGGATGTGGTGAATATCCGCAAAAAAATCGGGATGGTATTTCAAAAATCAAACCCTTTTCCGAAATCCATTTATGAGAATATTGCCTATGGTCCTCGAATCAATGGCATAAATGACAAAACGGAATTGGACGAAATCGTGGAAACTTCTTTGCGACAAGCCGCTATTTGGGACGAATTAAAAGATCGATTAGGAGATTCTGCCATGGGATTATCAGGCGGACAACAACAGCGTTTGTGCATTGCAAGAACATTGGCGGTAAGCCCGGACATCATTCTTATGGATGAACCAGCGAGTGCATTAGACCCAATTTCGACTTCTAAAATTGAAGAGTTGGTGCATGAATTGAAAGAGCAGTACACTATTATTATCGTGACCCACAACATGCAACAGGCTGCAAGAACCAGCGATCACACGGCGTTTTTTTATATGGGTGAATTGATTGAAATGGGAAAAACAAATACTATTTTTACCAAACCAGAAAAAAAACAAACCGAAGATTATATCACCGGAAGATTCGGATAG
- the pstA gene encoding phosphate ABC transporter permease PstA has translation MGNTISISENPFAKTNGKGKDIKEKAVVGLTQIAVILIIAILFIILGIIIYQGREKFSWEFISSFPTDGMTKGGIFPALIGTFILVIVMSIAAVPFGTITAIYLTEYAHESSKFAAAVRFSIRTLAVVPSIIFGLFGLGFFIQFVGTGMDSAFNDGELHWGQPNILWASLTMALLTLPVIIVSVEESLKTIPRELREASLALGATKWQTIKKVVFPGSISGIMTGTILAVSRGAGEVAPILFTGAAYYLATLPGSLSDQFMNLGYHVYIMSTQSSDVEKTMPIQFATTLVLLILTLSLNLVAVIIRSRIRRKAK, from the coding sequence ATGGGAAATACAATTAGCATATCGGAAAATCCTTTTGCCAAGACGAATGGCAAGGGAAAAGACATTAAAGAAAAAGCAGTTGTGGGATTGACCCAAATTGCGGTTATTTTGATTATCGCCATTTTGTTCATCATCTTGGGGATCATAATTTATCAAGGACGCGAGAAATTTTCTTGGGAATTCATCAGTTCTTTTCCAACCGACGGAATGACCAAAGGAGGGATATTTCCAGCCTTGATTGGAACTTTTATATTGGTTATCGTGATGTCTATTGCGGCCGTTCCTTTCGGGACAATAACGGCTATTTATTTAACGGAATATGCGCACGAAAGTTCCAAATTTGCGGCAGCGGTTCGATTTTCCATCAGAACATTGGCGGTAGTGCCTTCGATAATTTTTGGACTTTTTGGTCTTGGTTTTTTCATCCAATTTGTGGGAACCGGAATGGATTCTGCTTTCAATGACGGCGAATTGCATTGGGGACAACCCAATATTCTTTGGGCCAGTTTGACAATGGCATTATTGACGCTTCCCGTAATTATCGTTTCGGTGGAAGAATCACTTAAAACAATTCCAAGAGAATTAAGAGAAGCCAGTTTGGCATTGGGTGCGACCAAGTGGCAAACCATTAAAAAAGTGGTTTTTCCGGGTTCTATTTCTGGAATCATGACGGGAACAATTCTTGCCGTGAGTAGAGGCGCCGGCGAAGTTGCTCCTATATTGTTTACTGGAGCTGCTTATTATTTGGCCACATTGCCGGGTTCTTTGAGCGACCAATTCATGAATTTGGGCTACCATGTTTACATCATGTCAACCCAGTCTTCGGATGTGGAGAAAACAATGCCAATTCAGTTTGCAACCACTTTGGTATTGTTAATTCTTACATTATCTTTAAATTTGGTGGCAGTAATTATCAGATCCAGAATTAGAAGAAAAGCAAAATGA
- the pstC gene encoding phosphate ABC transporter permease subunit PstC — MNSPLPNKQTFTKESLKKQFRLSEFLAEKVISSVAFLSIAIIFLIFIFVFKESLPLFSFGDKAKANTEIQATTGAEVETYGAETSTEESQPETYGAPAESLEPETYGAPTEDLNPVVEETAASEPETYGTVTEDLNPDSAAEEVVAIDEKVTANKEGADRTWSTFFSTEWVPVSDNPRFGLIALLIGTLKVTIIAMLIAGPLAILAAVYTSCFASNRRKEIIKPIIEMLAAFPSVVIGFFAMMVLATFFQDIFGYDSRLNAFIGGVAMALAAIPIIYTISEDALSAVPKTYTEASLALGASKAQTAFSVILPAATPGIFAALLLGVGRVFGETMIALMATGNAALLSANPFESVRTFAATIGSEMAETVFGETHYSVLFFIGSLLFIFSFILNAVAEFYVKGRLIKKFQGK; from the coding sequence ATGAATTCTCCACTTCCAAACAAGCAAACTTTCACAAAAGAAAGTTTAAAAAAACAATTTAGGCTTTCCGAGTTTCTGGCCGAGAAAGTCATTTCTTCGGTAGCTTTTCTTTCGATTGCCATTATTTTCCTGATATTTATTTTTGTTTTCAAAGAGTCTTTGCCGTTATTCAGTTTTGGTGATAAAGCCAAAGCAAATACCGAAATACAAGCAACCACGGGAGCCGAAGTTGAAACTTATGGAGCCGAAACTTCCACGGAAGAAAGTCAACCAGAAACCTATGGTGCTCCAGCCGAAAGTCTGGAACCTGAAACTTACGGAGCTCCAACCGAGGATTTGAATCCAGTTGTTGAAGAAACAGCAGCATCAGAACCTGAAACTTATGGAACCGTAACCGAAGATTTAAACCCTGATTCCGCTGCGGAAGAAGTAGTTGCCATTGACGAAAAAGTTACAGCAAACAAAGAAGGAGCAGACAGGACATGGAGTACTTTTTTCTCCACCGAATGGGTTCCTGTTTCCGATAATCCACGTTTTGGTTTGATTGCTTTACTTATCGGAACTTTGAAAGTGACGATAATCGCAATGCTGATTGCTGGCCCTTTGGCAATATTGGCAGCGGTTTATACTTCTTGTTTTGCATCCAATAGAAGAAAAGAAATCATCAAGCCCATCATCGAAATGCTGGCTGCTTTCCCATCGGTGGTCATTGGATTTTTTGCCATGATGGTTTTGGCTACTTTTTTCCAAGATATTTTTGGATACGATTCTAGATTAAATGCTTTTATTGGTGGTGTCGCAATGGCATTGGCAGCAATCCCCATTATTTACACCATTTCAGAAGATGCTCTTTCGGCAGTTCCCAAAACATATACCGAAGCCAGTTTGGCTTTGGGAGCCAGCAAAGCACAAACCGCCTTTTCGGTGATTTTGCCGGCGGCAACACCGGGTATTTTTGCAGCCTTGCTTTTGGGTGTGGGTCGTGTTTTTGGTGAAACGATGATTGCGCTGATGGCCACCGGAAATGCAGCATTATTATCCGCAAATCCATTCGAAAGTGTGCGAACTTTTGCGGCAACAATTGGTTCTGAAATGGCGGAAACTGTTTTTGGAGAAACCCATTACAGCGTTTTGTTTTTCATTGGATCGTTACTTTTCATTTTCTCCTTCATATTAAATGCAGTGGCAGAATTTTATGTTAAGGGAAGATTAATCAAAAAATTCCAAGGTAAATAA
- a CDS encoding phosphate ABC transporter substrate-binding protein: MNTTKLRIAALLVVVMTIGYSFTTLSKITIKGSDTMVILSQQWAEAYMKKHPETTIQVTGGGSGVGLAALINGSTDIANSSRPIKPAELEKIKAKYNKSGVEIACAKDGLSVFLNKGNTVSELTVQQIGDIFSGKITNWKQVGGVDAKIQLYGRESSSGTFEFFKEHVVKGDFSPACQTLPGTAAIVNAVKKDKYSIGYGGAAYAEGVKDCKVKKDAKSKGVLPTEATIKNKTYPISRYLYMYLKSKPTGDTKKFIDWILSPEGQKMIATVGYFPVK; this comes from the coding sequence ATGAATACAACTAAATTGAGAATTGCAGCCCTTTTGGTAGTCGTGATGACTATTGGATATTCGTTTACTACTTTGAGTAAAATAACGATTAAAGGTTCGGATACCATGGTGATTTTATCACAACAATGGGCTGAAGCCTATATGAAAAAACACCCAGAAACAACTATTCAGGTTACTGGTGGTGGATCCGGAGTTGGGCTTGCGGCATTGATCAACGGTTCTACGGATATTGCTAACTCAAGTCGTCCAATCAAACCGGCAGAATTGGAAAAAATCAAGGCAAAATACAACAAAAGTGGTGTTGAAATCGCTTGTGCCAAAGACGGATTGTCTGTTTTCTTGAACAAAGGAAATACGGTTTCAGAATTGACGGTTCAACAAATTGGGGATATTTTCTCGGGTAAAATAACCAACTGGAAACAAGTGGGTGGAGTTGATGCCAAAATCCAATTGTACGGAAGAGAAAGCAGTTCGGGAACTTTTGAATTCTTCAAAGAACACGTGGTTAAAGGAGATTTTTCACCAGCTTGTCAAACTTTGCCTGGAACTGCAGCGATTGTAAATGCAGTAAAAAAAGACAAATACAGCATTGGTTACGGTGGAGCCGCTTATGCTGAAGGAGTAAAAGATTGCAAAGTAAAAAAAGACGCCAAAAGCAAAGGTGTTTTGCCAACGGAAGCTACCATAAAAAACAAAACCTATCCAATTTCAAGATACTTGTACATGTATTTGAAATCGAAACCAACTGGCGATACAAAAAAATTCATCGATTGGATTTTGAGTCCAGAGGGTCAAAAAATGATTGCAACAGTAGGATATTTTCCAGTAAAATAA
- a CDS encoding porin yields MNKFLFASLLAVSFAANAQDVKKDEIKKEVVRILDSINSINKEKQVEKEKLVEKEKAEKTKADKEAWYNKISIRGYVQVRYNGLLSTNDKVSCDQCDKSWGTTSTAPDAKSNNGFFLRRARIVFSGQVHPNVYVYIQPDFASSPGSGVNHFAQLRDAYADISFDKKKEFRVRLGQSKIPFGFENLQSSQNRLTLDRNDGLNSAIVNERDLGAFFYWAPAEIRERFAMLVKDGYKGSGDYGVFAFGAYNGQTANKSEANRNLHVVTRVTYPFVIGNQIIEPGLQAYTGKWAFTNELSTGVTTPNKQNTVDQRVGATFVLYPKPFGIQTEYNIGKGPRYDKVTNTVDVSNLEGGYITLNYKWDINLAKHHFLYPFAKFQYYDGGKKFEKDARSYVVRDYEIGLEWQPIKAFELVAEWVIADRTFEDSALKNNRQQGNLLRLQAQFNF; encoded by the coding sequence ATGAACAAATTTTTATTTGCAAGTTTACTAGCTGTTTCATTTGCAGCCAATGCGCAAGATGTAAAGAAAGACGAAATCAAAAAAGAAGTGGTTCGTATTTTAGACTCCATCAATTCAATTAATAAGGAAAAGCAAGTCGAAAAGGAAAAGCTAGTTGAAAAAGAAAAGGCGGAAAAAACCAAAGCCGACAAAGAGGCTTGGTACAATAAAATTTCCATTCGTGGATATGTGCAAGTTCGTTACAACGGATTGCTTTCCACTAACGATAAAGTTTCTTGCGACCAATGCGACAAATCTTGGGGTACAACTTCAACTGCTCCTGATGCAAAATCAAACAATGGTTTCTTTTTAAGAAGAGCCCGAATCGTTTTTTCTGGACAAGTTCATCCTAATGTATATGTTTACATACAGCCGGATTTTGCCAGTTCACCAGGATCTGGAGTGAATCATTTTGCCCAACTTAGAGACGCTTATGCCGATATTTCGTTCGACAAGAAAAAAGAATTCAGGGTTAGATTGGGTCAAAGTAAAATTCCTTTTGGTTTCGAAAATTTGCAATCAAGCCAAAACCGTTTGACCTTGGATCGAAACGATGGTTTGAATAGTGCGATAGTTAACGAAAGAGATTTAGGAGCGTTTTTCTATTGGGCTCCAGCCGAAATCAGGGAACGTTTTGCCATGCTTGTAAAAGACGGATATAAAGGGTCGGGCGATTATGGTGTGTTTGCTTTTGGAGCTTATAATGGTCAAACAGCCAATAAATCGGAAGCCAACAGAAATTTACACGTTGTTACCAGAGTTACTTATCCTTTTGTTATTGGAAATCAAATCATAGAGCCAGGATTACAGGCTTATACTGGAAAATGGGCTTTTACCAATGAATTATCTACAGGAGTGACAACTCCTAATAAACAAAACACCGTAGACCAAAGAGTGGGAGCTACTTTTGTATTGTATCCAAAACCATTCGGAATCCAAACCGAATACAACATTGGGAAAGGGCCACGTTATGATAAAGTAACCAATACAGTTGATGTTTCTAATTTAGAAGGTGGTTACATAACCTTGAACTACAAATGGGATATTAATTTAGCCAAACACCATTTCTTGTATCCTTTCGCCAAGTTCCAATATTATGACGGAGGAAAGAAATTTGAAAAAGATGCCAGAAGTTATGTGGTAAGAGATTATGAAATAGGTCTAGAATGGCAGCCAATCAAAGCTTTCGAATTAGTGGCCGAATGGGTTATCGCCGACAGAACATTTGAAGACAGTGCGCTTAAAAACAACAGACAACAAGGAAACTTGTTGAGATTACAAGCGCAGTTCAACTTTTAG
- a CDS encoding sensor histidine kinase translates to MKISFKKTYRFAVISALYISLFSTIFVMLLVTMVFKYTPKSIFLFGAIFLFFIYTFSFIVIQYRVERFIYRRVKKIYDDVSLLESSSFINQPITTDMETLTQEMKKFATGKKLEIEMLKVREEYRREFLGNVSHELKTPLFTVQGYISTLLDGAMDDKIIRKKYLKRAEKGVERLIYIVEDLDMITKLEVGDLNLEFSEFDIVELIQNVFDLLEMKADKKKITLAFENYHIQPIFVKGDKDKLQQVVENLIVNSIKYGKEGGLTEVSVINLTKKKVLVRITDNGEGIEKQNLPRIFERFYRVNKSGSRSEGGSGLGLAIVKHIIEAHKEKIYVESEFGIGSEFSFTMTKAKLNIS, encoded by the coding sequence ATGAAAATAAGTTTTAAAAAAACCTACAGGTTTGCCGTAATTTCAGCTTTATACATCAGCCTGTTTTCTACAATATTTGTAATGCTGTTGGTGACAATGGTGTTTAAATATACTCCCAAAAGCATCTTTTTGTTTGGTGCAATTTTCCTTTTCTTCATTTATACATTTTCCTTTATTGTCATACAGTATAGGGTGGAGCGTTTTATATATCGAAGGGTAAAAAAAATCTACGACGATGTCTCCCTGTTGGAATCGAGTAGCTTCATCAACCAGCCCATAACGACTGATATGGAAACCCTGACACAGGAAATGAAAAAATTTGCCACCGGTAAAAAGCTGGAAATCGAAATGTTGAAAGTTCGCGAAGAATACCGAAGAGAATTTCTGGGCAATGTTTCCCATGAACTAAAAACGCCTTTGTTCACCGTACAAGGCTATATTTCCACTCTGCTGGATGGTGCAATGGACGATAAAATCATTCGAAAAAAATACTTGAAACGTGCCGAAAAAGGTGTGGAACGATTGATTTACATCGTCGAAGATCTAGACATGATTACTAAATTGGAAGTGGGTGATTTGAATCTGGAGTTTTCCGAATTTGATATTGTCGAATTGATTCAAAATGTTTTTGATTTATTGGAAATGAAAGCCGATAAAAAGAAAATCACCCTCGCATTCGAAAATTATCACATTCAACCCATTTTTGTGAAAGGAGACAAAGATAAACTACAGCAGGTTGTCGAAAATTTGATAGTCAACTCCATAAAATATGGTAAAGAAGGCGGTTTGACTGAGGTTAGTGTTATCAATCTGACCAAGAAAAAAGTGTTGGTTCGAATCACCGACAATGGTGAAGGGATAGAAAAGCAAAATCTTCCAAGAATTTTTGAGCGTTTCTATCGCGTCAATAAAAGCGGCTCTCGCTCAGAAGGAGGTTCCGGATTGGGACTTGCCATCGTAAAACACATTATCGAAGCCCACAAGGAAAAGATATATGTAGAAAGCGAATTTGGTATTGGCTCTGAATTTTCCTTTACCATGACCAAGGCTAAATTAAATATTTCTTAA
- a CDS encoding response regulator transcription factor, which produces MKKRNTKILLVDDEPDILEIVGYNLAQEGYQIVTASNGKEAIAKAKKEMPDLIIMDVMMPEMDGMEACENIRKIPELNNVIITFLTARSEDYSQVAGFDAGADDYITKPIKPKLLVSKVKALLRRSKEQEARSETLNVGGIEINREEYKIIKDNLVIALPRKEFELFYLLASKPGKVFKRDEILDKVWGNEVVVGGRTIDVHIRKLREKIGDDFFKTIKGIGYKFEV; this is translated from the coding sequence ATGAAAAAACGAAATACAAAGATTTTATTAGTTGATGACGAACCGGATATTTTAGAAATTGTAGGATATAATCTTGCCCAAGAAGGGTATCAAATTGTTACTGCTTCTAACGGTAAAGAGGCCATAGCAAAAGCCAAAAAAGAAATGCCGGATCTTATTATTATGGATGTGATGATGCCAGAAATGGACGGAATGGAGGCTTGTGAAAATATCCGTAAAATCCCTGAACTCAATAACGTAATTATTACTTTTCTTACTGCCCGCAGCGAAGATTATTCGCAAGTGGCCGGTTTTGACGCCGGTGCAGATGATTATATCACAAAGCCTATCAAGCCCAAGTTGTTGGTAAGTAAAGTCAAAGCATTGTTGCGTCGTTCAAAAGAACAAGAGGCAAGGAGCGAAACCCTGAATGTGGGCGGAATAGAAATCAACCGTGAAGAATATAAAATAATAAAAGACAATTTGGTAATTGCTTTGCCTCGAAAAGAGTTTGAACTTTTTTATTTATTAGCTTCCAAGCCCGGAAAAGTATTCAAACGAGATGAAATCCTGGACAAGGTTTGGGGCAATGAAGTGGTCGTGGGCGGAAGAACAATTGATGTTCACATCAGGAAACTGAGAGAGAAAATTGGAGATGATTTTTTCAAGACCATAAAAGGCATAGGTTATAAATTCGAAGTGTAA
- a CDS encoding T9SS type A sorting domain-containing protein has product MTKNYFYIATLLVFFFTLGLSAQETKQQSKSQESASIEGLNLYPNPVSNGKVYITSKNDLDKDIIIFDVLGKKVLQTSISSKELGISNLSPGVYIIKINEGEATATRKLIVK; this is encoded by the coding sequence ATGACGAAAAATTACTTTTATATTGCCACTTTACTGGTTTTTTTCTTTACTCTTGGTCTTTCCGCCCAAGAGACAAAGCAACAATCCAAATCACAAGAATCAGCTTCTATTGAAGGGTTGAACTTGTACCCAAACCCTGTGAGCAATGGCAAAGTATATATCACTTCAAAAAACGACTTAGATAAAGACATTATTATTTTTGACGTTTTGGGCAAAAAAGTACTTCAAACATCCATTAGTTCAAAAGAACTTGGCATTTCCAACCTGTCTCCGGGAGTTTACATCATCAAAATAAACGAGGGCGAAGCCACAGCCACCAGAAAATTGATTGTAAAATAA
- a CDS encoding T9SS type A sorting domain-containing protein, with protein sequence MKKFYTLSFILLASLSFGQVTDTFTGTGLLSANGWTLHSGTASQLTISSGSLTYSGLTPTGNKIALVAGNSEDVNKSVGTAITTAAYYSAVLNFPNTTGLTTTGDYSIALGSQVGATVTALYGRLMLKTGVAANTFNIGLVNTSGTGTTPTYLATDYPTGTPIFVVIKYDRSNNTAYLFVNPALDSTEPATPSLTNATGTTAAPASILSICLRQAGNATIGTGNVEYDDVRAGSTWAYVTTSALVLSLKQNEIAGLNIYPNPVTKGTLYITSDSSEAKTVAVYDILGKQVLSAKTANNAVNVSSLKGGAYIIKITEEGKTDTKKLIIE encoded by the coding sequence ATGAAAAAATTTTACACTTTATCTTTTATTTTATTGGCTTCTTTGTCTTTTGGACAAGTAACAGACACTTTTACTGGAACAGGTTTATTAAGCGCAAATGGTTGGACACTTCACAGTGGAACAGCAAGTCAATTAACCATCTCATCTGGTTCATTAACTTATTCAGGATTAACACCAACAGGAAATAAAATCGCATTAGTTGCAGGAAACTCAGAAGACGTGAATAAAAGTGTCGGTACCGCAATCACCACTGCCGCATACTATTCAGCGGTTTTAAACTTTCCAAACACTACTGGCTTAACAACTACTGGGGATTATTCAATCGCTCTTGGCTCACAAGTTGGTGCTACTGTTACTGCATTATATGGAAGGTTAATGCTTAAAACGGGTGTTGCCGCAAATACTTTTAATATTGGACTTGTAAATACTAGCGGCACAGGAACTACACCAACTTATCTGGCAACCGATTATCCTACAGGCACACCCATTTTTGTTGTAATTAAATATGACAGATCAAATAATACAGCTTATTTATTTGTAAATCCAGCATTAGATAGTACCGAACCTGCTACGCCAAGTCTAACAAACGCAACTGGAACAACTGCTGCTCCAGCATCAATTTTAAGTATTTGTTTAAGACAAGCTGGAAATGCAACAATTGGAACTGGAAATGTGGAATATGATGATGTAAGAGCAGGAAGTACTTGGGCATATGTTACAACTTCTGCACTTGTTTTATCCTTAAAACAAAACGAAATTGCTGGTCTAAACATTTATCCAAACCCTGTTACCAAAGGCACTTTATATATAACTTCTGACAGTAGCGAGGCTAAAACAGTTGCAGTTTATGACATATTAGGAAAACAAGTTTTAAGTGCTAAAACAGCTAATAATGCAGTAAATGTTTCTAGCCTAAAAGGTGGTGCTTATATTATAAAAATCACTGAAGAAGGAAAAACTGACACCAAAAAATTGATTATTGAATAG